A region of Pseudomonas marginalis DNA encodes the following proteins:
- the moaB gene encoding molybdenum cofactor biosynthesis protein B gives MAHLKQRNFVPLNIAVLTISDTRTLDTDTSGQTLVDRLESAGHVLIDRGLVIDDIYQIRAQVSLWIADPEVQVVLMTGGTGFTARDNTPQAVLPLLDKHVEGFGELFRQVSLAEIGTSTVQSRALAGISNGVLVCCMPGSPGACRTGWDQILAGQLDSRTGPCNFVPHLKPQPEQILQACESRS, from the coding sequence ATGGCCCATTTGAAACAACGCAATTTCGTGCCCCTGAACATCGCCGTGCTGACCATCAGTGACACCCGTACCCTCGACACCGACACCTCCGGCCAGACCCTGGTGGACCGCCTCGAAAGTGCCGGGCATGTGCTCATCGACCGTGGCCTGGTGATCGACGATATCTACCAGATTCGTGCGCAAGTCTCCCTGTGGATCGCGGACCCCGAGGTGCAAGTGGTGCTGATGACCGGCGGTACCGGTTTCACCGCCCGCGACAACACGCCCCAGGCGGTGTTGCCGTTGCTGGACAAACATGTCGAAGGCTTCGGTGAGCTGTTCCGCCAGGTGTCCCTGGCCGAAATCGGCACTTCCACCGTGCAGTCCCGCGCGTTGGCCGGCATCAGCAACGGCGTGCTGGTGTGCTGCATGCCGGGCTCGCCGGGGGCGTGTCGCACCGGCTGGGACCAGATCCTGGCGGGGCAGTTGGACAGCCGCACCGGCCCGTGCAACTTCGTGCCGCACCTCAAGCCCCAGCCTGAGCAAATCCTGCAAGCCTGCGAGTCGCGTTCATGA
- a CDS encoding NnrS family protein, producing MQVLDRRKAMSITPLFRLAFRPFFLGACVLATLAIPLWLLALGGHLGSWQPAGGWLAWHRHELLFGFGLAIIAGFLLTAVQTWTGRPGISGNALALLAGVWLAARLGWLFNLHWPLLAVLELTFPLAVAAVMGWTLWQVRQKRNYPIVLVLALLTVADALSLYGLLRNDPGLQRQAVLTGLWLVAAMMGLIGGRVIPFFTQRGLGRVEAVKPWVWLDLILLGGSLLIAVLYAAGPALGANLWIGLLFAALGLGHLVRLVRWHDRGLWRVPLLWSLHLAYAWLAVACLGMALWHCGAPLNPSLAVHALTIGAMAGLILAMIARVSLGHTGRPLQPPVGMTLAFGLLNLACVCRVVLVLLLPMAALWLAGVCWTLGLGLYLWRYGPMLWQARVDGHPG from the coding sequence ATGCAAGTGCTCGATCGGCGCAAGGCCATGTCGATTACCCCGTTGTTTCGCCTGGCCTTCCGGCCATTCTTCCTCGGCGCCTGTGTATTGGCGACGCTGGCAATCCCCCTGTGGCTGCTGGCCCTGGGCGGTCACCTCGGCAGCTGGCAGCCGGCGGGCGGCTGGCTGGCCTGGCATCGCCATGAGCTGCTGTTCGGCTTTGGCCTGGCGATTATCGCCGGCTTCCTGCTCACGGCAGTGCAGACCTGGACCGGCCGTCCGGGCATCAGCGGCAACGCCCTGGCGCTGCTTGCCGGCGTGTGGCTGGCGGCGCGCCTGGGGTGGTTGTTCAACCTGCACTGGCCGCTGTTGGCGGTGCTGGAGCTGACCTTTCCCCTGGCTGTCGCCGCAGTGATGGGCTGGACCCTCTGGCAGGTAAGACAGAAGCGTAATTACCCGATTGTGCTGGTGCTGGCGCTGTTGACCGTGGCCGATGCGCTGTCGCTGTATGGCTTGCTGCGCAATGACCCCGGCCTGCAACGCCAAGCGGTGCTCACAGGCCTGTGGCTGGTGGCGGCGATGATGGGCCTGATCGGCGGACGGGTGATTCCGTTTTTCACCCAGCGCGGTTTGGGCCGGGTCGAAGCGGTCAAACCCTGGGTGTGGCTGGACCTTATATTGCTTGGCGGCTCGCTGCTGATCGCCGTGCTGTATGCCGCAGGGCCTGCATTGGGCGCCAACCTGTGGATCGGCCTGCTGTTCGCCGCCCTCGGGTTGGGGCACCTGGTCCGCCTGGTCCGCTGGCATGATCGCGGCCTGTGGCGCGTGCCGTTGCTGTGGTCATTGCACCTGGCGTATGCCTGGCTGGCCGTGGCCTGCCTGGGCATGGCGCTGTGGCACTGCGGTGCGCCGCTCAATCCCAGCCTGGCCGTGCATGCATTGACCATCGGCGCCATGGCCGGGCTGATCCTGGCCATGATCGCCCGCGTCAGCCTGGGCCACACCGGCCGCCCGTTGCAGCCGCCGGTCGGGATGACCCTGGCCTTTGGGCTGCTGAACCTGGCGTGTGTGTGCCGGGTGGTGCTGGTCCTGCTGTTGCCGATGGCCGCGTTGTGGCTGGCGGGTGTGTGCTGGACCCTCGGGCTCGGCCTGTACCTGTGGCGGTATGGCCCGATGCTGTGGCAGGCGCGGGTCGATGGGCATCCAGGCTAG
- a CDS encoding Crp/Fnr family transcriptional regulator: MVLHRVHHQILRSHHLFEPLNDEELNELMGNSQLLSIDKGEPLFRQGEPADAFYFVIAGAVKIYRLTPDGQEKVFEVIGERQTFAEAMMLMDTPNYVACAEAVCPTQLYRLSNATYMRLLHSNSRLTFALLGTLCVRLHQRVNEIETLSLKNATHRVVRYLLTQLMRLHSTEATFELPMAKQLIAGHLSIQPETFSRIIRRLIDEKIITQDGRQIAILDRLRLEQFE; the protein is encoded by the coding sequence ATGGTGCTGCATCGCGTGCACCACCAGATCCTGCGCAGCCATCACCTGTTCGAACCGCTGAACGACGAAGAACTCAACGAGCTGATGGGCAACAGCCAGTTGCTGAGTATCGACAAAGGCGAGCCGCTGTTCCGCCAGGGCGAACCGGCCGATGCGTTTTACTTCGTGATTGCCGGTGCGGTGAAGATCTACCGTTTGACCCCCGACGGCCAGGAGAAGGTCTTCGAAGTGATCGGCGAGCGCCAGACCTTCGCCGAGGCCATGATGCTGATGGACACCCCCAACTACGTGGCCTGCGCCGAAGCGGTGTGCCCCACCCAGTTGTACCGTTTGTCCAACGCCACCTACATGCGCCTGCTGCACAGCAACAGCCGCCTGACCTTCGCCCTGCTCGGCACGTTGTGCGTGCGCCTGCACCAGCGGGTCAACGAGATCGAGACCCTGTCGCTGAAAAACGCCACCCACCGCGTGGTGCGCTACCTGCTGACCCAACTGATGCGCCTGCACAGCACCGAGGCCACCTTCGAACTGCCCATGGCCAAGCAGTTGATTGCCGGGCATCTGTCGATCCAGCCGGAAACCTTTTCGCGGATTATCCGGCGCCTGATCGATGAAAAGATCATCACCCAGGACGGACGTCAGATCGCCATTCTGGACCGGCTGCGCCTGGAGCAATTCGAGTGA
- a CDS encoding protein DnrP, whose translation MKTCLYCQQRNADKHQQCTDCGMALPASDAGIQALRLRRFQWFCLSLTLFCIAMFFWLPRDFY comes from the coding sequence GTGAAAACCTGTCTGTACTGCCAGCAGCGCAATGCCGACAAGCATCAGCAGTGCACGGATTGCGGTATGGCCCTGCCCGCCTCGGACGCCGGCATACAGGCCCTTCGCTTGCGGCGTTTCCAGTGGTTCTGCCTGAGCCTGACGCTGTTTTGCATCGCGATGTTCTTCTGGTTGCCGCGCGACTTCTACTGA
- the pdxH gene encoding pyridoxamine 5'-phosphate oxidase, protein MPLSLAQLRRNYTLYGLRDDLAQDDPLVLFGQWLDQARKTEVPPAEANSMALATVDSQGHAHCRILLLKGFSAEGFFFFGHYQSAKGQELASNPHAAMTFFWPGLERQVRIEGPVVRADAQLSDDYFDARPAASQLGAWASPQSQPLGHRSELESRLREVTERFAGQQPPRPEHWGGYRLQPQRIEFWQGRPDRLHDRLDYRLHAGIWQRTRLAP, encoded by the coding sequence ATGCCCTTGTCTCTTGCGCAATTGCGCCGTAACTACACCCTTTATGGTTTGCGTGATGACTTGGCGCAGGACGATCCCCTGGTGCTGTTCGGTCAGTGGCTGGATCAGGCGCGCAAAACCGAGGTGCCTCCGGCGGAGGCCAATAGCATGGCGCTGGCCACCGTGGACAGCCAGGGCCATGCGCATTGCCGCATCTTGCTGCTCAAGGGTTTCAGCGCCGAGGGTTTTTTCTTTTTCGGCCATTACCAGAGTGCCAAGGGCCAGGAGTTGGCGAGCAATCCCCATGCGGCCATGACGTTTTTCTGGCCGGGGCTGGAGCGTCAGGTGCGTATCGAAGGCCCGGTGGTGCGGGCGGATGCGCAGCTGTCGGACGATTATTTCGATGCACGCCCGGCCGCCAGCCAGTTGGGCGCCTGGGCGTCGCCGCAAAGCCAGCCCCTTGGCCATCGCAGCGAGCTGGAAAGCCGCCTGCGTGAGGTCACCGAGCGTTTCGCCGGGCAGCAACCGCCACGCCCCGAGCATTGGGGCGGCTACCGCCTGCAGCCGCAGCGCATCGAGTTCTGGCAGGGCCGGCCCGACCGTCTGCATGACCGTCTCGACTACCGCCTGCACGCGGGCATTTGGCAGCGCACGCGCCTGGCCCCCTGA